One Candidatus Cloacimonadota bacterium genomic window, GGAACATTTCCCCTTGCAAAGGGATGATCTTGGGCTCCGCATAAGGGGCATGGTTCACCATCTTTAAGCTTAACACGATAATCCTCAAGAGCGGCAATTTGTTGTAACAATGCCTTCTTCTCAAGAAGTGTGTACTTCTCCGTGCGGTATTCCCGCAAGAGTTTTCCATCCAGGATTGATTCTAAGGCATCTTTTTCCTTTTGTTTTTGAAGCGAGGCTTCTTTTAGTTTCTTACCCAGCGCAACGCTTTCACCCTGTGTTTCGTCGAGGCTTTTGGACTTCTTCTCAAGCTCAATAACTGCTTCTCTAATATTTTCATCAAGTTGTACAATCTCTTTATGTTTAGTGGACAGATTGTTCAATTGTTCCTGGATACCTGCTAAGTTTTCCACAAGCCATTCATCTTGCGTATGCTCTTCCAGATACTTGCATATTTTCTTTAGTTTCCCGGCTTCATTATCATGCTGCTTGTGAAGACCAGTGATAGACTTCGTATGTTTCTTTATCTCTTCTTCATATCTCTGGATGGACTCTTCCGAATCCCGGCATAGCTTCTCTTGATTAGCAATGGTCTGATCGAGAGCAATAATCTTCCTGATAAGAGGTTTTGCCTTATTCAGATTCTCTTTGGATTTTAATGTGCTTTGCTCTAAACTTCTCAGCCTGTTTGTAAGATCTTCAGCCTTAGCCTGTAATTCCGGTAAAGCTGCTTCAGCCTTTTGTAATTCTTTAGTATCATCTGCCTGTTGTTGTCTATTCGCTGTGAGAGTAGCATATTTACCCTCTAATGAAGCAGCTTTATTCGCTTGTTCGAGTCTCGCCTTCTGTGGTTGAAAGTCAGCGATCTCTTTCTTCAAAAGCTCATCTTCCTCAGCCAGGCTGTAGATATCTTTCTGCAAAGCTTCGATTGTGGTAAGCCAGGTTTGCGACTCCAGGGTCTTATTTAACTTATCAGTATCTTGTTTCTCTGCTATTCTGAAGTTCTCGAGCTCAGTTTTGTATTGCTCTTCATGTTCTGGATCCAGGACAGATGTCCCATCTGCTTCTGCCCTGAGCAACTTTAGCCTCTCCTGTTCATATCGTTGCCGCTCATGAACTTTTATAGATATCTCGCTGTAGATTTCCGTGCCCGTGATCTGTTCCAGGATTGGAGCCCGCTCATCAGAATCAGCTTGTAAAAATGCCGCAAAGTCACCCTGGGCCAACAACATTGACCGGGTAAACCTTTCAAAATTCAAACCTGTAATAGCTTCTACTTGTTCCGCCACGCCTCTGATTGATGAGCCTAGGACAGCACCTGATTCAGCTTTAAATATCTCGTGTTTCGGAGCCTGTAGAACTCCGTCTGGCTTATTCCTTGCCCTGCGTTGGCTCCAATGACAGCGGTATTGGCCTTCTGGATTCTCGAAGCATACTTCCGCAAAGCAATCACTTGTCAGACGCGACATTATCTCATTGCCTCTATTGTTTACCTTGTCTAGGCGGGGTGTCCTTCCATAAAGAGCAAGGCATATTGCATCGAGAATAGTAGATTTCCCAGCCCCGGTTGGACCTGTAATAGCGAAGATGCCATTTGAAACATAGGCCGGGTTCGTCATATCAATTTGCCACTCACCGACTAAGGAATTCAGGTTTTTAAAACGAATCTGTAATACTCTCATCTTATCACACCTTTACTCTGCCTGACTGTCGGATTCTTGTATCGATAATAGGATTTCTTTATAAGCTATCATCATATCTTGCCTTTGCTCTTCAGGTATATTGTGATCACTCAAACAACGCTCGAATACATCAATTTCACTCAGACTATCCAGGCTATCTTCAATACTCACTTGTTCCAGTGCCCGCTCTATAACCAGGTTGTTTTTCACCCGGATTATTTCCAAAGGAGTGTCCTCAATAGACATCGATAAGCGATTCTGCAAATCACTTATGATCTCATCGCCAGTGTAAACTATTTCTAACCAGACATTGGTATTTTCAACCGATAGATCAGTAATCCTGTTATATATATCTTCCCAATCTCCCTGTATGCTTTCGATCGGTTGGAAAACTGGGACTTCAATCTGCTTGACTGTGGTAGTATCATGATCAATATCTACTATCAAGA contains:
- a CDS encoding chromosome segregation protein SMC — protein: MRVLQIRFKNLNSLVGEWQIDMTNPAYVSNGIFAITGPTGAGKSTILDAICLALYGRTPRLDKVNNRGNEIMSRLTSDCFAEVCFENPEGQYRCHWSQRRARNKPDGVLQAPKHEIFKAESGAVLGSSIRGVAEQVEAITGLNFERFTRSMLLAQGDFAAFLQADSDERAPILEQITGTEIYSEISIKVHERQRYEQERLKLLRAEADGTSVLDPEHEEQYKTELENFRIAEKQDTDKLNKTLESQTWLTTIEALQKDIYSLAEEDELLKKEIADFQPQKARLEQANKAASLEGKYATLTANRQQQADDTKELQKAEAALPELQAKAEDLTNRLRSLEQSTLKSKENLNKAKPLIRKIIALDQTIANQEKLCRDSEESIQRYEEEIKKHTKSITGLHKQHDNEAGKLKKICKYLEEHTQDEWLVENLAGIQEQLNNLSTKHKEIVQLDENIREAVIELEKKSKSLDETQGESVALGKKLKEASLQKQKEKDALESILDGKLLREYRTEKYTLLEKKALLQQIAALEDYRVKLKDGEPCPLCGAQDHPFARGNVPVLDDTQRKINELTDLISKAEDLEAKFQKLQEAEGAAQKNLDECDKRIVSAESERNAAETALTVKKEGLKKCAEDYSRIKQEIVNKLIPLGIKEVPDSDIDSVMNLLSKRLRDWQDYVKQKEEVRTTISRYDNEIKRLEGIIEVQRTTQNDRKTRLESQNTELSAKKAERHRLFGNKIPDAEEASLIATITKAEQEEKNCRDQQSKHQGELTAARTRVDSIKKSINKRNPELNSLETSFLASLQILGIKDENEYNKTVLSSGEREKLSQLAQELASRLIGLQVRQTDCKKRYDTELAKKLTDLTIEEVRAQAKDLETALGELREKIATINTTLQSNEVAKEKRKAKQKGIETQEKECLKWENLHYLIGSADGKKFRNYAQGLTFDVMIGHANKQLQQLTDRYILIRGSKNPLELEVIDNYQASVTRSTKNLSGGESFLVSLSLALGLSQMASKKVRVDSLFLDEGFGTLDDESLSLALEALASYQQNGKIIGVISHVQALKERISTQLQVIPQAGGKSTLIGPGCSLCLTDD